A single Symbiobacterium thermophilum IAM 14863 DNA region contains:
- a CDS encoding nitroreductase family protein gives MEFQELYDLVRTRRSIRRYRPDDVPDEMLQRAIELATWAPSGGNYQPWRFTVVKNRELIGQIADAVEARSRLMASWPEADRYREQADRWIRTSAFFRDAPACIAVQVGGYQSVADRLLAARGPQDPAAAEMMEWRRFGSSRIQTIGGAIMLLLLALHQQGLGACWMAGPLQAKAEIEKLLNVPEGWEFVALIPVGFPAEEREGAPRRPLDEVMEFIR, from the coding sequence ATGGAGTTTCAGGAGCTGTACGATCTGGTCCGCACACGCCGCTCTATCCGGCGCTATCGGCCGGACGACGTGCCCGACGAGATGCTGCAGCGGGCGATCGAGCTGGCGACCTGGGCCCCGAGCGGGGGAAACTACCAGCCGTGGCGGTTCACGGTGGTGAAGAACCGGGAGCTGATCGGGCAGATCGCCGACGCGGTGGAGGCCCGCAGCCGGCTGATGGCGTCGTGGCCCGAGGCCGACCGGTACCGGGAGCAGGCGGACCGCTGGATCCGGACCAGCGCCTTTTTCCGGGACGCGCCGGCCTGCATCGCCGTCCAGGTGGGCGGCTACCAGTCGGTGGCGGACAGGCTGCTGGCCGCCCGGGGCCCCCAGGACCCGGCGGCCGCGGAGATGATGGAGTGGCGCCGGTTCGGGTCGTCCCGCATCCAGACCATCGGCGGGGCGATCATGCTGCTCCTTCTGGCCCTGCACCAGCAGGGGCTGGGGGCCTGCTGGATGGCCGGCCCCCTGCAGGCGAAGGCGGAGATCGAGAAGCTGCTGAACGTCCCCGAGGGGTGGGAGTTCGTGGCGCTGATCCCGGTGGGCTTCCCCGCCGAGGAGCGGGAGGGGGCCCCCCGGCGGCCGCTGGACGAGGTGATGGAGTTCATCCGGTGA